A window from Streptomyces subrutilus encodes these proteins:
- a CDS encoding endo alpha-1,4 polygalactosaminidase gives MPKHSATPFLRRKRTLAAGAVGVAGALGAGLMFFQASAGQSAAPRLPAANSPFDYQIGQAYTPPKGVKTVSRDRSAKPTAGLYNICYVNAFQTQPDALGWWQKNHPDLVLRDGRQQPVVDENWGEALLDTSTADKRTRLAKVVGDWISGCARSGFQAVEPDNLDSFSRSKGRLTKANNVAFATLLADRAHAAGLAIGQKNTAEMLPDRTKIGFDFAVAEECGRYDECGDFAKAYANRVFVIEYESGGYDRACSAWGSKLAIVQRDLDVSAAGTDGYRYRAC, from the coding sequence GTGCCGAAACACTCAGCAACCCCCTTCCTGCGCCGCAAGCGCACCCTCGCGGCCGGCGCCGTCGGCGTCGCCGGCGCCCTCGGCGCGGGCCTGATGTTCTTCCAGGCATCCGCCGGGCAGAGCGCCGCGCCCCGCCTCCCCGCGGCCAACTCGCCCTTCGACTACCAGATCGGACAGGCGTACACACCCCCCAAGGGCGTCAAGACGGTCTCCCGCGACCGCTCCGCCAAGCCCACCGCGGGCCTCTACAACATCTGCTACGTCAACGCCTTCCAGACCCAGCCCGACGCCCTCGGCTGGTGGCAGAAGAACCACCCCGACCTGGTGCTCCGCGACGGCAGGCAGCAGCCCGTCGTCGACGAGAACTGGGGCGAGGCCCTCCTGGACACCTCGACGGCCGACAAGCGCACCCGCCTCGCCAAGGTCGTCGGAGACTGGATCAGCGGCTGCGCCCGCAGCGGCTTCCAGGCCGTCGAACCCGACAACCTCGACTCCTTCAGCCGCTCCAAGGGCCGCCTGACCAAGGCGAACAACGTCGCCTTCGCCACACTCCTGGCCGACCGCGCACACGCCGCCGGCCTCGCCATCGGCCAGAAGAACACCGCCGAGATGCTGCCCGACCGCACGAAGATCGGCTTCGACTTCGCCGTGGCCGAGGAATGCGGCCGGTACGACGAGTGCGGGGACTTCGCCAAGGCGTACGCGAACCGCGTGTTCGTCATCGAGTACGAGTCCGGCGGCTACGACCGCGCCTGCTCCGCCTGGGGCTCCAAGCTCGCCATCGTCCAGCGGGACCTCGACGTCTCCGCCGCCGGCACCGACGGCTACCGCTACCGCGCCTGCTGA